From a region of the uncultured Draconibacterium sp. genome:
- a CDS encoding DEAD/DEAH box helicase has protein sequence MTFEELGINYDLLDAIEYMGFKNATPIQEQAIPVILDGEDLIACAQTGTGKTAAFLLPILDLIADLPGGETSTLIIVPTRELAMQIDHQVQGIGYTMGIHSIALYGGGDGDEWGQQKRALTKGADIIIATPGKLISHLNLGYVKFDKIEFLILDEADRMLDIGFYEDITKIISYLPKERQTLMFSATMAPKIRKLASEILNKPKEINIAMSKPAEGVLQAAYLIYDKQKGDLVAHLISENPDYSSVIIFCSTKRVTNELAKRLKKKGFDAEAISSDLEQKDRESVLNGFRSRRIRILVATDVMSRGIDIKDINLVINYDVPGDAEDYVHRVGRTARADSTGVALTLVNEDDMYKFHRIEELIEREVFKIPLPEEFGEGPEWRTPSKGKKNKHGKFHKYKKGTSQHKHRKSYEQKKKQ, from the coding sequence ATGACGTTTGAAGAACTTGGCATTAATTACGATTTATTGGATGCCATAGAATACATGGGATTTAAAAATGCTACTCCTATACAGGAGCAGGCAATCCCGGTAATCCTTGATGGTGAAGACCTGATCGCCTGCGCACAAACAGGAACAGGAAAAACCGCTGCTTTTTTACTGCCTATACTCGATTTAATAGCCGATTTACCTGGTGGAGAAACATCAACACTGATTATTGTTCCAACACGTGAGCTGGCCATGCAAATTGATCATCAGGTGCAGGGAATTGGCTATACCATGGGTATTCATTCCATAGCCTTGTATGGCGGTGGCGATGGCGACGAATGGGGCCAACAAAAAAGAGCACTTACCAAAGGAGCCGATATTATTATTGCCACCCCCGGGAAACTGATCTCGCACCTGAACCTGGGATACGTAAAATTTGATAAGATCGAATTTCTGATTCTCGATGAGGCCGACCGAATGCTCGATATCGGGTTTTACGAAGACATTACAAAGATTATTTCGTACCTGCCAAAAGAGCGTCAAACGCTGATGTTCAGCGCAACCATGGCACCAAAAATCAGGAAGCTGGCATCAGAGATTCTCAATAAACCAAAAGAGATAAACATCGCTATGTCGAAACCGGCAGAAGGCGTGTTGCAGGCCGCGTACCTTATTTACGATAAACAAAAGGGCGATTTGGTGGCGCACCTTATTTCGGAGAACCCGGATTACAGCAGTGTTATTATTTTCTGCTCAACCAAGCGGGTAACCAACGAATTAGCAAAAAGGCTAAAAAAGAAAGGTTTTGATGCCGAAGCTATTTCTTCGGATCTGGAACAGAAAGACCGCGAAAGTGTGCTGAATGGATTTCGCTCAAGACGCATTCGTATTTTAGTGGCAACCGATGTAATGAGCCGCGGTATCGATATTAAAGACATCAACCTGGTAATTAACTACGATGTACCGGGCGATGCCGAAGATTATGTGCACCGCGTTGGACGTACTGCCCGTGCCGATTCAACTGGTGTGGCGCTTACACTGGTGAACGAAGACGACATGTACAAGTTCCATCGTATTGAGGAGCTGATTGAGCGCGAAGTATTTAAAATTCCGCTACCCGAAGAGTTTGGAGAAGGCCCGGAATGGAGAACTCCTTCAAAAGGAAAAAAGAACAAACACGGGAAATTTCATAAATACAAAAAAGGAACTAGCCAGCACAAACACCGTAAGTCGTACGAGCAAAAGAAAAAACAATAA
- a CDS encoding response regulator transcription factor: MEKALIIEDDKDISELVAIHLADMDLEVDKAFDGKDGLMKALNNQYRFILLDLRLPLLDGFEICKRLRMEKVNTPILMLTSKSEEIDKVLGLEMGADDYISKPFGIRELLARIKAVLRRYDSAQNTNDKEEKEIRFDDLYINVGMRIVELNGNRIELSPKEFDLLIHLASHPGRTYSRMQLLNQIWGYEFEGFEHTVNSHINRLRSKIETNMNEPQYILTTWGVGYKFREN; encoded by the coding sequence ATGGAAAAAGCATTGATCATTGAAGACGACAAGGATATTTCCGAATTGGTAGCCATTCACCTGGCAGATATGGATTTGGAAGTTGACAAAGCTTTCGACGGAAAAGACGGATTAATGAAGGCGCTGAACAACCAATACCGCTTTATTTTGCTCGATCTCCGGCTTCCGCTACTCGACGGTTTTGAGATTTGTAAACGCCTGCGAATGGAAAAAGTAAATACACCAATATTAATGTTGACATCGAAATCGGAAGAGATCGATAAGGTACTCGGGCTTGAAATGGGTGCCGACGATTACATCTCGAAACCCTTTGGTATTCGCGAATTGCTGGCACGTATAAAAGCGGTGCTCCGGCGTTACGATTCGGCACAAAATACGAATGATAAAGAGGAAAAAGAAATTCGTTTCGATGATCTGTATATTAATGTAGGGATGCGTATTGTCGAACTAAACGGAAACAGGATTGAGCTTTCGCCAAAAGAATTCGATCTGCTGATTCACCTGGCATCGCACCCCGGACGAACGTACAGCCGCATGCAATTACTGAACCAGATTTGGGGTTACGAGTTTGAAGGATTTGAGCACACCGTTAATTCGCATATTAACCGTTTACGCTCGAAGATAGAGACGAATATGAACGAGCCGCAATATATACTTACCACCTGGGGAGTTGGATACAAATTCAGAGAAAACTAA
- a CDS encoding spondin domain-containing protein — MKALRFTMAAALAVILFTSCEKDELMEPDTKSGMLPEVVPAKMYTITVENISVPYHYFEAGAEFGVTGGDATPPAHPGETITVHFHAGPSHKLSFASMYGASNDWFYAPGDDGIELYPGGSALEGDITSMIYLWDAGTEVDGSTTDEEESNPIGMVSTTEENIEVLLDYNGESMFTLTINVLPGSATPLSPVAWVVHSMDQHPIFTDGELDYGMGLEALAETGNAGPLGEYLEMHSGYVSPVAPVLWAVHAKDEMPIFTNNTADRGEGLELLAETGNPGDLAASLLGMGYHAGAYAIPDGKNSAGPLFPGDKYTFSIDAKPNQYLSIASMLGNSNDIFFAFGDSGIKLNFGNDAQDITHELMLWDAGTEVNEYPGTKSMDEDEGGAVRLLDDGFMYPDVDKIIKVTISKSK; from the coding sequence ATGAAAGCATTACGATTTACAATGGCAGCAGCTTTGGCTGTAATCCTTTTTACAAGTTGCGAAAAAGACGAATTGATGGAACCGGATACAAAAAGCGGGATGCTACCCGAGGTTGTTCCGGCAAAAATGTACACGATAACGGTTGAAAACATTTCGGTACCCTACCACTATTTTGAGGCAGGTGCCGAGTTTGGCGTTACCGGCGGCGATGCTACTCCTCCGGCACATCCCGGCGAGACCATTACGGTTCATTTTCATGCCGGACCAAGTCACAAATTATCATTTGCCTCGATGTACGGCGCATCAAACGACTGGTTTTATGCCCCCGGAGATGATGGAATTGAACTCTATCCCGGAGGATCGGCCCTGGAAGGCGACATTACAAGTATGATTTATTTATGGGATGCCGGAACGGAAGTTGACGGATCGACAACAGACGAAGAGGAAAGTAATCCTATTGGCATGGTTTCCACAACAGAAGAAAACATTGAGGTATTGCTGGATTACAACGGTGAAAGTATGTTTACACTAACGATCAATGTACTTCCGGGATCGGCAACACCACTATCTCCGGTTGCATGGGTGGTTCATTCAATGGATCAACACCCGATTTTTACGGATGGTGAGCTGGATTACGGAATGGGATTGGAAGCTTTGGCTGAAACAGGAAATGCCGGTCCGCTTGGTGAATACCTGGAAATGCATAGCGGTTATGTATCGCCTGTGGCTCCCGTACTTTGGGCAGTGCATGCAAAAGACGAAATGCCCATCTTTACCAACAACACAGCCGACCGTGGAGAAGGATTGGAGCTATTGGCCGAAACAGGAAATCCCGGTGATTTGGCGGCCAGTCTTCTTGGCATGGGATATCATGCAGGAGCTTATGCTATTCCTGACGGGAAAAACAGTGCAGGGCCACTTTTCCCCGGCGATAAATACACCTTTAGCATTGATGCAAAACCCAATCAGTATTTAAGTATTGCCAGTATGTTGGGTAACTCCAACGATATCTTCTTTGCCTTTGGCGACAGTGGTATTAAGTTGAACTTTGGAAACGATGCTCAGGACATTACCCACGAACTGATGTTGTGGGATGCCGGAACTGAAGTAAATGAGTACCCGGGAACAAAATCAATGGATGAAGATGAAGGTGGCGCAGTTCGTTTGCTTGACGATGGCTTCATGTATCCCGACGTAGATAAAATTATTAAGGTAACAATCAGCAAAAGCAAATAA
- a CDS encoding PocR ligand-binding domain-containing protein, which produces MAAKINILNLVDFEEVNKLLEGFNQSTGFVTAILDLQGNVLSKSGWRHICTHFHRVNLESSKNCTVSDTVLANEMGPVKKYHFYKCLNGLVDVAVPLIIKGEHIANLFSGQFFFEEPNRNYFKKQAKKFGFNEQEYLRALENVPIVSKEKVKIAMDFLLNMTQLISEITLQKLEQEQLNKALMKSEERFRAIVFSSADWVWEIDKDGKYISSSHKSIDFFEVPEEEIIGKTPFDFMPEDEAKRVASIFSEIAAKKQPIKDLENWKIGKNGELICVLTNGLPILNDEGKLVGYRGIDKNITERKLFEKELIKAKEKAEESDRLKSAFLANMSHEIRTPMNGILGFTNLLLNPDLNSEKRENFIKIVHKSGQRMLNTVNDIVEVSKIEAGIISVRNLKIDINKEVEEMVHFFKPEANKKGLNLMIDLLLPDNKRHIETDKDKLDSIISNLIKNAIKYTESGTVKVGCRLNHSFIELYVKDTGIGIPAHRQDAIFNRFEQADIADKMVFEGSGLGLAIAKSYVEMLGGKIWVESKEGIGSTFYITLPVKRHIADNASAEKENSSKYEKPKSLKRKLKILIADDDETSRKYLHLLVSNFGKEIMEAETGGKALELCQKYSDIDLILMDIKMPLMDGYEATHKIRKFNKDVVIIAQTAYALSGDMEKALESGCNDYISKPFEITKVENLLQKYFGKQIQNEQLIQ; this is translated from the coding sequence ATGGCCGCAAAAATCAATATTCTTAATTTAGTCGATTTTGAGGAAGTAAATAAACTCCTTGAGGGATTTAATCAATCTACCGGATTCGTTACGGCTATTTTAGACTTACAAGGGAATGTGCTGTCAAAATCAGGGTGGAGACATATTTGTACCCATTTTCATAGGGTTAATCTGGAAAGTTCAAAAAACTGTACAGTTAGCGATACTGTATTGGCTAACGAAATGGGACCGGTTAAAAAATACCATTTTTATAAATGTTTAAATGGGTTGGTCGATGTAGCAGTACCTCTAATCATTAAAGGTGAACATATTGCCAACTTATTTTCAGGCCAATTCTTTTTTGAAGAACCCAATCGGAATTATTTTAAAAAACAAGCAAAAAAATTTGGGTTTAATGAACAAGAATATCTCAGAGCGCTCGAAAATGTGCCGATTGTTTCGAAGGAGAAAGTGAAAATTGCTATGGATTTTTTGCTGAATATGACACAACTTATTAGCGAAATAACCTTACAGAAATTGGAACAGGAGCAGTTAAATAAAGCATTGATGAAAAGCGAAGAACGGTTCAGAGCCATTGTTTTCAGCAGTGCTGACTGGGTTTGGGAAATTGATAAGGATGGAAAATATATCTCTAGCTCACATAAAAGCATCGATTTTTTTGAAGTACCAGAGGAAGAAATCATAGGTAAAACCCCATTCGATTTTATGCCGGAAGATGAAGCAAAAAGGGTTGCCTCCATTTTTTCTGAAATAGCAGCAAAAAAACAACCAATAAAAGATTTGGAAAACTGGAAGATCGGGAAGAACGGAGAATTGATTTGCGTGCTTACCAATGGGCTCCCGATTTTAAATGATGAAGGAAAACTTGTTGGATACAGGGGTATTGATAAAAACATAACTGAGCGTAAACTTTTTGAGAAAGAATTAATAAAGGCCAAAGAAAAAGCAGAAGAAAGCGACCGTTTAAAATCGGCATTTCTGGCAAATATGAGTCACGAAATACGCACCCCGATGAATGGTATATTGGGTTTTACTAACCTACTTTTAAATCCTGATTTAAATAGTGAGAAGCGAGAGAACTTTATAAAAATAGTACATAAAAGCGGACAGCGTATGCTGAATACGGTAAACGACATTGTTGAAGTCTCAAAAATTGAAGCGGGAATTATTAGTGTTAGAAACCTGAAAATAGATATTAATAAAGAGGTGGAAGAAATGGTTCATTTTTTTAAACCTGAAGCAAATAAGAAAGGTCTGAATCTAATGATCGATTTATTGTTGCCAGATAATAAAAGGCATATAGAAACTGACAAGGATAAGCTGGACTCTATAATTTCAAACCTAATAAAAAATGCAATAAAATATACCGAATCGGGAACGGTAAAGGTTGGTTGCAGATTAAATCACTCTTTTATTGAATTGTATGTAAAAGATACAGGAATCGGAATTCCGGCTCATCGGCAAGACGCAATTTTCAATCGATTTGAGCAAGCAGATATTGCAGATAAGATGGTTTTTGAAGGTTCAGGCTTGGGACTTGCCATTGCTAAATCATATGTTGAAATGCTGGGTGGAAAAATTTGGGTGGAAAGCAAGGAAGGAATAGGCTCAACATTTTATATTACCTTGCCTGTAAAGAGGCATATAGCCGATAATGCATCTGCAGAAAAAGAGAACTCATCCAAATACGAAAAGCCAAAATCATTAAAAAGAAAACTAAAAATACTAATAGCCGATGATGATGAAACCTCTCGTAAATATCTTCACCTTTTAGTCAGTAATTTTGGCAAAGAAATAATGGAGGCTGAAACAGGAGGTAAAGCTCTTGAACTTTGTCAAAAGTATTCTGATATCGATTTAATTCTTATGGATATAAAAATGCCGTTAATGGATGGCTATGAAGCAACACACAAAATTCGGAAATTTAACAAGGATGTCGTAATAATCGCCCAAACCGCATATGCTCTTTCAGGTGATATGGAAAAAGCATTGGAGTCAGGTTGTAACGATTATATTTCGAAACCCTTTGAAATAACAAAAGTAGAGAATTTGCTACAAAAGTATTTTGGGAAACAGATACAAAATGAACAGTTGATACAATGA
- a CDS encoding HAMP domain-containing sensor histidine kinase yields the protein MKTKIFNRLYLQVSAIFLLVLFMFTAIALYISVQSSAKYSVEVNQRLNRNLATSTVEVIQPLMKDEIASDEAIADLMHSMMVINPIVEVYLLDPNGKILNYVAPDKVVKLERVNLEPIREFIADPDHSIIYGDDPRNPGEFKTFSAAAIIEDGVLKGYIYIVLASQEYVSAAQTVIGSYILGLSIRSVIIILIISALVGLLAIWLITKKLNPIIDGIQEFKKGNLESRIAVKSEGELDRIALVFNQMADTIEQNIRELEGIDNLRRELISNVSHDLRTPVASIQGYAETLILKEDNISDEERKKYHQIIFKSCGRLQRLVEELFELSKLETNQIELHTEPFSISELVYDIVNKYRILSQKKGINIDTVMAKNVPVVEADISLINRVLQNLIDNAMKFCREGDSIKIEIDTKEPEKVEIRVVDSGPGIKQEDLPNVFQRYFKGRNDENSTGLGLAIVKKIIDLHHSHIRVQSQYGKGAKFIFNLPKAFTA from the coding sequence ATGAAAACAAAGATATTTAACCGTTTATACCTACAAGTGTCAGCCATATTCTTGCTGGTGCTATTTATGTTTACGGCCATTGCGCTGTATATTTCGGTACAGTCGTCGGCCAAATACTCGGTCGAGGTTAACCAGCGCCTGAACCGCAACCTGGCAACCAGCACCGTTGAAGTGATTCAGCCGCTAATGAAAGACGAAATTGCCAGCGACGAGGCCATTGCCGACCTGATGCACTCGATGATGGTGATTAATCCCATTGTCGAAGTCTATCTACTCGATCCCAATGGCAAGATCCTAAATTATGTAGCTCCTGATAAAGTGGTAAAACTCGAACGCGTAAACCTGGAGCCGATCAGGGAATTTATTGCCGATCCGGATCACAGTATTATTTACGGCGACGATCCTCGGAATCCGGGTGAGTTTAAAACCTTCTCGGCCGCCGCCATTATCGAAGACGGTGTATTAAAAGGATACATTTATATTGTTTTGGCCAGCCAGGAATATGTTTCGGCCGCACAAACTGTAATCGGTAGTTATATCCTGGGTTTATCCATTCGCTCGGTTATCATTATTCTTATCATTTCGGCACTGGTGGGTTTGCTTGCCATTTGGCTTATCACCAAAAAACTAAACCCGATTATTGATGGAATTCAGGAATTTAAAAAGGGGAACCTCGAATCGCGAATTGCGGTTAAAAGCGAAGGAGAACTCGACCGGATTGCTTTGGTTTTTAACCAGATGGCCGACACCATCGAGCAAAACATTCGCGAATTGGAAGGCATTGATAATCTTCGGCGCGAGCTGATCAGCAATGTATCGCACGATTTGCGTACGCCGGTTGCCTCTATCCAGGGTTATGCCGAAACATTGATACTGAAAGAGGACAATATCTCGGATGAAGAACGGAAAAAATACCACCAGATCATTTTTAAAAGTTGTGGCCGTTTACAACGATTGGTGGAAGAACTGTTCGAATTATCGAAACTGGAAACCAACCAGATCGAGCTGCACACCGAGCCATTTTCCATTTCGGAACTGGTGTACGATATTGTAAATAAATACCGTATACTGTCTCAAAAGAAAGGTATTAATATTGATACGGTGATGGCGAAAAATGTTCCTGTGGTAGAAGCCGATATTTCGTTGATCAACCGGGTGTTGCAAAACCTGATCGATAATGCCATGAAATTTTGCCGCGAAGGCGACAGTATAAAAATAGAAATTGATACCAAGGAACCTGAAAAAGTAGAAATCCGTGTGGTGGATTCCGGACCGGGGATTAAACAGGAAGATCTGCCGAACGTTTTCCAGCGATACTTTAAAGGCCGTAACGACGAGAACAGTACCGGCCTCGGGCTGGCCATTGTTAAAAAGATCATTGATCTGCACCATTCACACATCAGGGTGCAAAGTCAATACGGAAAAGGAGCCAAATTTATCTTCAATCTGCCCAAAGCATTTACGGCGTAA
- a CDS encoding alpha/beta hydrolase-fold protein, whose product MNQIKIIILLNVLLVSTSLFGQVSEPICIGEKMIFDSKILNQEREIFIKTPENYENTDLDFPVHYVLDGEIIFNSYSAIAELKAQNEEIPEAIIVGIPNIDRGYDLNPKANGVNFLDFITKELIPYIDNKYTTNENRALIGYSMAGNFVIYTLLTGQDLFNIFLSGSPYRLDMYNDELIDSFTRNLKTKKTLYTSIGSSDQAKQLEFFNTFCSQFGQWDNDLLDFKHEVVANRDHDNNFLINWQDGLDYIYRDWTKENDK is encoded by the coding sequence ATGAACCAAATTAAAATTATAATCTTACTAAATGTTCTTCTTGTGAGCACTTCACTTTTCGGACAAGTTTCTGAACCTATTTGTATTGGTGAAAAAATGATTTTTGATTCTAAAATCTTAAATCAAGAAAGAGAAATCTTCATTAAAACACCAGAAAATTATGAAAACACGGATTTAGACTTTCCTGTACACTATGTTTTGGACGGAGAAATAATATTTAATAGCTATTCAGCCATTGCTGAATTAAAGGCACAGAATGAAGAAATTCCAGAAGCAATAATTGTAGGCATTCCCAATATTGATAGAGGATATGACTTAAATCCCAAAGCTAATGGAGTTAATTTTTTAGATTTTATTACAAAAGAACTAATTCCGTACATTGACAATAAATACACAACGAATGAAAACAGAGCTTTAATTGGATATTCAATGGCTGGAAATTTTGTCATTTATACTCTATTGACTGGACAGGATTTATTCAATATATTTTTATCTGGTAGTCCATATCGTTTGGATATGTATAACGATGAATTGATAGATTCTTTCACAAGAAACTTAAAAACGAAAAAAACACTTTATACTTCAATCGGAAGTAGTGACCAAGCAAAACAATTGGAATTTTTTAATACGTTTTGCAGTCAATTTGGTCAGTGGGATAACGATTTGTTGGATTTTAAGCATGAAGTAGTTGCAAATCGAGACCATGACAATAATTTTCTTATTAACTGGCAAGACGGTTTAGATTACATTTATAGAGATTGGACGAAAGAAAATGACAAATAA